A genomic region of Zalophus californianus isolate mZalCal1 chromosome 1, mZalCal1.pri.v2, whole genome shotgun sequence contains the following coding sequences:
- the GP9 gene encoding platelet glycoprotein IX, which yields MPAWGALLLLWAAAEATKECPAECTCQALETMGLWVDCRGRGLTALPALPAHTRHLLLANNSLSSVPPGAFDHLPQLQVLNVTQNPWHCDCSLTYLRLWLEDRMPEALLHVRCASPELATARPLGQLTGFELGSCGWRLRASWTYPGLWWDVLLVVVATLGLALLAGLLCTATEILD from the coding sequence ATGCCTGCCTGGGGGGCCCTGTTGCTGCTCTGGGCTGCCGCAGAGGCCACCAAGGAGTGCCCTGCAGAGTGCACCTGCCAGGCCCTGGAAACCATGGGGCTGTGGGTAGACTGCCGGGGGCGGGGACTCACGGCCCTGCCCGCCCTGCCGGCCCACACCCGCCACCTCCTGCTGGCCAATAACAGCCTTAGCTCCGTGCCCCCTGGCGCCTTCGACCACCTGCCCCAGCTGCAGGTCCTCAACGTGACGCAGAACCCCTGGCACTGCGACTGCAGCCTCACCTACCTGCGTCTCTGGCTGGAGGACCGCATGCCCGAGGCCTTGCTGCACGTCCGCTGCGCCAGCCCCGAGCTCGCCACCGCCCGCCCGCTGGGCCAGCTGACAGGCTTCGAGCTGGGCAGCTGTGGCTGGCGGCTCCGGGCGTCCTGGACCTACCCGGGGCTCTGGTGGGATGTGCTGCTGGTTGTCGTGGCCACGCTGGGCCTGGCTCTCCTGGCTGGCCTGCTGTGCACTGCTACAGAGATCCTCGACTGA